The Malus domestica chromosome 10, GDT2T_hap1 nucleotide sequence TAAAAATGAACATATCTGCAAGTTTTGAAAAGTTAAAGGACCAATGATCATAATTTTTAGTCGAgagactattgctacaattgtctGAATGTTTAACAAATAAGGTTAAAATAGtagtctaattttatgtatgaaaTCACACATACATACAATTTATATTACAATCCAAGTAGCTTTGTCTTTCCTCCGTATTCCTTACGGATTAAATGAGGTTTTATATTTACAATGTGTACATGTAGATATCTCAAATAATTGATACATCCACGCATCCATGTCCGAAAATACAAATACAAACTCCATATTTGAAATTACAAATGCACATTCTTGATCTTCATCACCAAGACATACAAATCTTGCTCTCACGAGGATGAGCTCGAGGTATCGATTTTATCGAAGTAAGAGAGCCTTCGCCTTTTGCTCGGCAGCGTTGTTCTTGGCGAGTATTCTGGTGAGGCCGATGCTTTATCAAGGACGGAACTCAGGACCTGGTGAACCGAACTTGCAAGAAGTTCGTATGCTTCAGCATCAGAATCATTGCTTCCCGGTTTGGAGCTGGTGAGAACGAATACATTTTTCACTCGGTTTCCCAAGGTCGCTATTTCTGCTTTCACAATTTTTAAGTGGAGGGAGTCGAGGGCTTCTCTTAGGTCAGAAAGAAGCTCAGACCGGTATTCACAGCAGACGGATGCCTTCACAGATATGGTTCCATCCCCTGCCGCAACATAGGGTTCAATTTTCACTTCATCGGCATCAACTGGGATGAGAAACCCCTTACTGGATTCTAGGGCATCCTTCTTCAGTTCTTTCACTTGGCTGATAACTGCTGCAAGTAATGTGGCTTTGTCCATCTGTAACGAACGATTAGATCAACGTTAAGACTTAAATCTGTTGCCATCAACAGTCAACACATAGTTTGTTTCACGTTTTTAAACACCGAAATTTATTGTTACTTTCTTACAAGCAACTACAGCTATGTCGCAGTGCTGGTCAACAGCATAAGCTGCATAACCTGTCATTAAGAAAATATAAGATAGGTGGATGTATACATGCATGTATACTAGCTCTGCATAACTACATGGGTGCATACATACACAAGAAATTAGATACGTGGATGTATACATGCATGTATAAAACAAAACCACTGGCAGCCATTTGTTCACAAGTAAGATGTCTTCTTTGTCAACTGCAGAAACCCAATTAACTTAATCTTGACAAAGGCATGAACAGACACCTACCTAGAGAGACGAATACAagttttatataattaattactaattaagtAGCATCAGCAGAACTTGTTGATAAGTTATCATCACATAGACTTAGTCCAGAAAATGCAGAGCTAGTATTCCGACTTGTTACAACCTACAAGGCATGGTCGACGACAAACTAAGCTAACAAATTTGCAATTAAAAATCTTTGTTTTATTAATACAGATACTATTCAgcttcaaattaaaaaatttactgGTTATTCTTTCCCCACACATCTGTTTCTTACTTACCGCCCCTAATCTGATACAaccataattaattaattagcataATGAAACAGTTGAGCAAGATACATCTAAGCCATAAAATATATCCAGATGCAGACCTTGTGATGGCATCTACCACACAGCTGGCACTCTACCCCATCATCCAATCATAATCATCAGTATTTCTCGAAACACAGAATTGTCTGCTATCTACTGTAACAGTTGACAGCAAAGCATCCATATATATACCCAGAAAATTATTAAGCAAGATGAGGTTAGCATGGAACAACGCTCAGCCTACTCAACTATAATTTTATTATAGGCGCCTTTGACTTCGTAGAATATACAACAAAGTCAGAGGTCCTCTCTCTGCCAACAACAGccaatttctaatttttcttacatcacaGATTCATAAGGCAAAGTGTGATGTACCCAAGAGGTGAAAGATTCATCCCTTCTTTACCTTcctctttgtttttaacatttCGATTCATTGCATATGAAAATAGTAATCATGGCTGCCGTCATGCTTAGattcttaatttaattgaaaatgcAAAAATGAAACCTAGATATCTATTGCAGATCCAATTTACAGATAGTGTTTGAAGTTCTTAGTATGGAAGATTTTATGCACACAATCATAGATTGTGATATCGATTCTACTTTTCGAATTTATAACATACCTTTGAGTTGACTTTTGAAACTTCTGCATAAAGAAATGACTCTCTGATAGCGAAAATAGTGTAACGTAAAAAATTTGTTGATTTGAATGACGTGCACTAAAGAACTCTACATGATTTCATAACGTGATAATAACAACATATGACATTTTTTAGAGCCGACAGTTTGATGCCAAAGCACGGAGTTCAGAGTATCCGAACAAGATTCCTGACAGAGAACTTCATTCGAGTTCAGAATCTATGAATTTGATAACTCTTCAACAGAAACTCTCGTAACATTACAAAATTTTGCTTAAAGATGTTTGCTTTTTGGCATAGATTAGACTGTAAAAAGCTAAAAACTATCAGCTAGCCCGTTCCATATAATTTGCTACATATTCTGATAAACCCCTTTTTGCCATACTACGAtaagaaacaacaacaacaaagccagATCCCACACTACGTTAGAAAAACTTATCACATCAATTCAAACCAAAAGTTTCCATCTTTTCGATTTTGTGCAAACACAAATCTTTGCTCAAGTAGGCCAAATAGGTTTTAGAAGTTAATCTGAAATGAAGATGTaaaattcattttttgtttaCGGTCTAATCACGATcctaaaaattcaaagaacctaAATTTTAGATCATAAGTTATTAGTTTCCATTTTCCAATCGGTAAGAAACTGTTGTATAACTATTCGATACAGAATCGAAAATTTAAGTTAGACGACTAATATCTACTAACTACTAACCAGTAAAAGAATTAACAAGCTATAAACACAATCCAACAAATCCAAGTATTTACTAATTAAACTACCAACATAACTAAAACTGATTAGGACTAGCCAAATATAATTTGATAGAAAACTCCATGAAATTACTTTACCTTCTCAGTGCAGGGCACCAGACCGCGAAGTGTAGAGAGATGTGCATtgattctctctctcctcctcctttcAGCCTCACTGTGATTCTTCAAAGCCAACAAAGCCTTGGCCTCAGGCAGCTCTTTTTTCCCCACTCTCGCCGGAGCCTTAACAAGCTCGCCTTTCTCACTGTCCAAAACAAGAGAGTGAGGCAGTTTCGCCGCAGCGCCGCCTCGCAAAGCCCCGCCGAACCCACTTACGTCATGCTTAAAAGGGTCGAACAAGCTCGAGAAATCCGACCCAAATGAAGATTTTGAGTTAAAACTGTAATAATCCATGTGaatcttgtttgtttgttaaatTTTTCTAAGTCTTGGGATTTGCAGAAACTATGAACCGAAGCTGGAGAAGAGCAGACCGGGAGGGCGAGTTGTTGGGGCGAACCAGAAGGAGAGCTTGGAGAGACGGAAGCTTTGTGAACAGGCTTTGTTGCTCAGCAAGGCGTTGATGATGGTGGCTGTGACGGTGGCAGTTCTTGAGGGTTTTTTCATACCTTCCATCACGCAAAAGACAAGCTTTGGGGGGTTGAAGGAGGCGGGTCAATCAGAAAACATCCACATTTTCCTCCGCATGGTCATGAAAGTCGAGGATTTTGAAAACACAGAATGAAGTTAGAGAGTTTTGGGAAGTGGGATTtatatagaaaagtaaaaggtGAAAGCTTTTCTGTTGGGTTTTCGATGGAGGTGGAgaaggacaagggcagacagaGAGTCAAAGGGTTGCTGGTTCACGGAGACTTTGGAAGGTGTTTTTTGGAGGAGATGAAAGGATGGGAACAAATGATTTGTGGAGTTTAAGATGGAAAGGTCGCAGAAGTATCGCCCCTATATATAAAATAACGAAAATATTATCATATTGATAGAAATATTTTTAGCATA carries:
- the LOC103446328 gene encoding transcription factor bHLH30-like; its protein translation is MDYYSFNSKSSFGSDFSSLFDPFKHDVSGFGGALRGGAAAKLPHSLVLDSEKGELVKAPARVGKKELPEAKALLALKNHSEAERRRRERINAHLSTLRGLVPCTEKMDKATLLAAVISQVKELKKDALESSKGFLIPVDADEVKIEPYVAAGDGTISVKASVCCEYRSELLSDLREALDSLHLKIVKAEIATLGNRVKNVFVLTSSKPGSNDSDAEAYELLASSVHQVLSSVLDKASASPEYSPRTTLPSKRRRLSYFDKIDTSSSSS